The window AATCTTGTATTTTATATGGTCGTGCTTATATCAATAAGTCATTGGTTCAAGTAGTgttggacttgattttcttaagTAAAATATGGGATTCCAGCCTAgtggatgaaaaaaatgtgattagaaaagaaaacctATCATAAGTGATCAATCAGATTttctcaataaaaattaatcatcaacaaaGATAAGATGGTGAATACTCTGTCCAAATAACatgattaccaaaaaaaaaatatgattgtgcCTGTGCACATTAAAGAGGAGATCAATAAGGTGGCCAAACTTATATTATCTTCCCCTGCCTATTTTCTAAGAGActgaatttcattttgttttgatagtgtAAATAAGCATATGATATAAATAGCTGTATCTTGTTCGTAAATTCAAAAAATGACAGGAAGTGAGAAGATCTATTCAGATTTGCCCCCCATGCATAATGCTACTCAAGTCTTTTCAATGCTGAATGAATTCGTGTAGTTCTTTATTTTCTCCTTGTGAATGATTCAGCCAAAATGATCAGTGATGTGTCCCCTCTACCTACTTAAATATGCTTTGTCATTTTCATGCTGCAAGGTACCCGTTAGGTGATAGTCGATCTGCAATATGGGACTCTTTTAAGTTATTATGACTAAGCCTTGGCCCCGTAATGCCACTGTCCTCTTGCCCCACTCTTTCTTCTCTAAGGGTGCTGTTTCCTCTTTTGTTTCATCTTGCCTTTTAGGGCATGTGCAGCTTCATACCctgaaaaattattacattcacaattattaactttttttgccACATTAACATTTTTGATTAATGTGTCAAAGAGTGGCTCGatgcttcttcactttctatTATCTGCTTTATATCTACATTAACAAttcatgttctttttcttttctcaaataAACTATTTCTAATATGTAAATCCTGAATCACAAGCTATATCATTGAAAATTAAGCTCACATTCTAGTCATTTTGATTGATGTGTGGAAGAGTGATTCAATAATTCAATTTCTCACTTTCTTTTAACAACTTTATGTCATACTTGGTCACAAATTATGCATTGATGGTGTAAAATATGTGTTACAAACATACTTTGCCATTATGCTTGTTTTTTAATCTAGATTGGTTAACCTTATCacatattttgattgaaaacaAGTTATACAtcgataatataaaatagttttacattatcatctaattaaaaattatcatatgtaAAAAGATTATTGATTTTTACACTAAGATATGGTGGCATGGTGGTGATGGTTTCGgttgaagaagagaaagaaggtAATGACATGACGATgacataacaataaaatatcagTTATTAGGTTTAATGATGTGACACTTTGTATGTCATGTTATTACTCAACAAAATGAGATTGATGGCAgatttgaaacaatttttttttcaagtaattatttaacaaaaaatgaattttagatagtaatttgaaaacaacttatttttcagGTTTCAGGtatgaaaaatatgttaaagCCAAAAAAATGAATAGTAGCTTAAGTCTTGCATAAAAGTTTGACGACAGAAAATGATGGCCAGGGTATGGAGCTCATATATTGAGAGATAAATGACAAGAGGGAAATTTGCAGGAGGATGCGAACCATtgatttcagaaaatgaaaaaaataatgataaacagTTATGCACTTATGCTTATCCCTAagaattaatattcaaatagaaTTTAAACCTACAACAATGTGCATGGATCAATTACATAAAAAGGGAATTGTTTATTGGGTGGGGGCCAAGGTGGTGAAAAAAGAGCATGTTCCCGACACAAGGGGACAATGACATATTGTCAGTTTATCATCTCTTGTGGCTTACAAACATAAAACAAAGCCACTTTACAGCAGAAGCTAGTGTACATCCCAACATCAAAGacttataccaaaaaaaaaaaacttttgacaaatttaattaaaatgccaTTTTTTCCCTATGATTCAAGTTTCTAATATACCTGTGGACTGACCTGTACAATTGCAAACATTTTTTGACTTTACCGTGGGACCATCCTTTTCAAACGCTTGCTGCCTCTagacatttataattttaatttacagtTACAACTGAAGCAACTTAATCTGCCAGACTACAAAATTGGATCATCCAAAATGTGCGGATAATTACAAGCAAAACCATTTCCAACATCTCATGCATGTTGCAGATTACCTTTCTATGCTTCCACCCGAAAAGTAGCTTGCTATACTTTTCAAATGTCATCATTGGAAATCCTGTTGGACCATATAATCTCAATTTCAAGTGTTCGGGAAGAACCATCTTTGTTACCATCATGATTAAGACTGAATAATCCACTATAAACCCCCTCTGATACAACTTTATCAATTTGGATAGTGACTCTTCCAAGAGTTGTCTGGAGAAAAAGCACAACACTTCCAGTGAGTATTTAAAGCAATACAGATTTAGCATGTGCTTGGTTGAGTAAGGtgaaaaaaaggcaaaaagaatattattttcaaccaaGAATGaagcatattttattttccaccTCAATTTTCACTGACTCAAACGAGATAGACCAAGTATTTCACCCTCAGGCAAGGTAGAATAAAGAATAAGAAGGTAGTGTTATTGACAGAAATAGATAGGGATCCTTCCAGATATCAACAAAGTAATACTAGTATCCATCATACAAAGAAATGTAATAATTCATCCTTTCAGAAAAGGAATAGGTAATCAATCACTCACCACTTACCACACAGAAAAATAGAGAATGAGTAAATCACTTACGGAATAAATATCTAGTTACCTTCCCAAAAGTATTCTTGCTTTTGCATATGATGTGCAGCTTTTGGCCCTTTGGAGGTACATCAAATGCCCAAGTGAATCCTTCTTTCCATTCTGGAGAAGTATTATGATTCACCACCTAACAGAAGCAAAAGACATAAATGGTATTTGTAATCTtctatgataaaatttaatccTCATTAGAGACAGCAGACAAATCAATTAATAACTTcttcgtaaataaattttggcAACAGAAAAATAAATCTGCAGTTTGCCATATGAAAAACAAGTGACTCACAGTTAAATTACACCCTATATGATTCAATCAAGTGGAATTCTATAATCAAAACTGAATGCTTTTTAAGTTGCTGAAAATTTGAGAAGTTGAAAATTATGACAGGAATGCTAAGTGTAGGGTACTCCTTGAACtacaaatattttaagtaaaatgatttcaagattttgATGACAATACCTTGGTTTGTTTTGGAGGACCATTGCCTATTGTTAACCGGCAGAATGCATTAGTGCTTCCCATAGTTTGTTTGAGGTTGTTTCCACGCTTAATGGTGACAGTCAAACAACCTGGTAAGCAGTGCAGAAGAGTATCTGCCCTCTCATGGAAGCTAGGAGGGCAGGTTTTCATGAGCATTTGTAAAATGGGGATGGCTTCAGCAGCAATCATAGCTTGAGACTTAGCTATATCTATTGGCATAGTTGACCAAGATTGCCTTAGCAAGCAAAATGTGTCAAGTACAGAGTCCTGAGCCGCTTCACCACCAGATTTAAGTGCCCCTACCAAATGAGGAATGCAAAGAGTTGCTGCTTCAGATGTGTGGAGCTTAGGGAAGTTCATGAATATCACATGTAGAGTTCTCAAAACCTCCTCATTGATTGTGGCGGTTGACCATAACTCTCTTTCCAGTGCAGCtgcataacaaaatatttttcgatgaaatgtaattttttaatagatgtAAAAGAAAAGCACTGCAATAACACCCCAATCTATgtgtgaaaattttatttttcttattaatataaatttaggattgatacagtgaaaaaaaaaactatttgaattGCAGTCACACAGCAGAAAATCTTTAGACATCATCCATTTCtctaaaatgaaactaaaagcagaaTATACGTTGAACAACATATATACtaggagagaaaagaaaacaggATTGTACTCAttgacaatttcaaatttctctGAAAAACATCCATTATAAATAGTAACTTGGTAATGCTTGTAAAAATCTCAACAAATcgaaacttgatttttttttctacttccaAAAAGTCCAAAATGAAACATAGGCTGAATCACAGGTTGAAGACATCTTTTCAAATTCTAATAATATTGGTTCAAACAACAAAGTTAAaagaaacatttaaaataaaaggcatTTCCCATAATCAACAACTACAATTATTTCTCAAAACATGAtcttgtaaattaaataaatatcaacatGAAGCTTTTATACAAGAATGAGATTGATCCATTAAAAAATGTGCAATTAAATGAATTTGTGTGTAATCCATTAAACAAAAGACCTAATAGACAAtgtaaaaaaacatgattagaGCTGAGCCATGCCAAAAGTAGTTGCTCTAAAAGTATGCATAAGTGTAAAGCATGGAACACTGTCAATAGGGACAATTATGATGTACCTGTCAAAGACCTGATCAACTCATTTGACACATATTCTTGCAATGTATGggtagaaaacaaaaatttgatCAGTAAAGCGGCTTGTGCAGCAACTTCTGTGTTTGGAGACAAAAGCAATTCCTGAATCACCAGTATGCCCCCAGCTTCTGCAACAGCTCGTCTATTGGTCCTGCTGTTCATGACAAAGTTTTGCAATGCACATATAGCCACCACCTTCATTTCTTCAGTTGGCTGATCTTCAAGTAAACTTATCAATGCACGACATGCAGAAACAGAGGCACTAGATCtagcatgtccttcatgctggGAAAGATCTCCCAAAGCCAAAGCAGCAAGAAGCTTGCCAGACTGTGATCTGGTTTGCGGATCCAATAGATACTGGGACAAAGGTGCTATAGCATACTTAGACACCTTCATCTCTCGTACTCTCACATTGTTAAATAAAGCTTCTAGTAATCTACCTGATGCTTCTTCACAATGATGAGATCTTAAAAGGTCCAACAGAGCATCTATAACTCCAGCTTCCATCATCTGCTCAGCACTTGAAGCATCGCTTCTGTCATGAACTATTAAAGCATTAAGGGCTATGCTAATTGTACTCTCAAGTGTTGAGTGCAAAAGTTTCACAAGAACCACCACAGGAACTTTAAAATAGTAATCAGCATTGGAATGTAATACGTTAGAGAGAACTAAAGCAGCTGATTCCCAGAGTGCATGTGGTGGCTGAGGGTCTTCTTGAATAATAACCTTTGCAAGCTCAAAAATACCTCCAGCATCAGCAACTGCCTTTGGCCAACTTGTGGAAATCTTTTCCAATGCTTTTATCGCTGTTTGCTGTAAGTTTAATATTCCAATTCCTGCAAGCTGTACGAGGGGCACAACTGCATTCTTTGTCGTAATATCTTGCTGAAAATGTTCCTGTGCAAGAAGATGAGATAACAGTTCCGTGCCAAGCTGCTGAATAGCTTGGGATGGGGATTCCAGAAAAGAAATTAAGGGCTCAATAACTTGGCTTGGAGTAAGCTTCAAGGTTGCAAGACTTTGCGGTTTCTCCAATATATTTACAAGTGCTTGTAAGGCACTATGCTGTCCCCATAAGTTGAAATCTCGGCGGAGCAAAACATGGAAAAGTGGTTCTACAATTTTTGCAGCATCTGAACTTCTTGCAATTGCGCTGCTATTAGTTAAAATGCGAAACAGCTCAGCTATTGTGGAGCATAAAGAGCTAGGTGCTAATTGTAGTAGCTTGAGACAATTATCAATAATGCCAGCTTTCACCATGTCTAGTTTAATTGGAGTCCTGTCTTTTCCCAATTTGATAAGAGTAGATATGGCGGCCTCTATAAGCTGATAGTTTGTACCAGAAACCAAGCTCACAAGGAGATACACAACATTGTAGGCTGCTGCAAGCTCTACCTGTTGTTCATCTTCCAATAATCTCTCAAAAGCACAAACCCCGGATTCTATTGCAGTCTCAGAATCAGACTGCATCAGTGATATAAAGGGTTCTAGGCATTCTGAGGCAACTGGATCTGCTCTGATCTTGCTATTGCCAAAAAGAGCAAAGCAGAGTTGGGCAGCATGGCTCTTCAGTTCCAAAGACGAAGCAGAAGACAGTATTTTGTATAAACATTTAAGTGGGTTTCCTTCCACATCAAGAAGAAGAGATACTTTTGAAGAATTTCCTGAAGTTAACTTGATCAAGGCCATGAGAGCAGCCTCCTGCTCATTACCTGATGTTGTGTTAAGCATGTCAACCAATGGTTGAATGCCCTGTTTAGCTAATTCTGAGTCTCTAATGTTGTCGGCATCAAAAAGTTCATGAAGTGCTCTTGCTGCACTATATCTAGCATTTCTTGATCCAAGACGCAAAACAGCTATGAGTTGGTTCAATGAATTAGTTGATGCTTCATGTTTAATAAGGTCAGAATTGGAAAATAATATTCTCAATAACTCAGAAATAGCCGCCTCAGTTGAGTCTTGAGGACTCAAGGACAGGTATTTGTTCAAAGCTTCCAGAGCTCCAGCTTCAGCCAAGATTAATTTATTGCTATCACTTCCATCTGCAATGCATATCAAGAGTCTAACAGCAACTGGTGGAGCAGTAGGCCTTTCTGGTATTGGTCTCAGGAGATCCACTAAGAGGGGTATAGATTTCCTGGCGGTAGACCCCACTTTTACATCTTCAATTTCAAAAAGGTGATCCAAAACAACTTGATCAGGGTTTTGTACCAAAGAAAATTCTTCTGATAAAGCCATGAGATTAGGCATATCTGACTCTACATGCCCAATAATAGTTATCAATCCAGCAACAGCACCAGAATTCGCAATGGCAAGATCTATTCCCTTATTACCATTACAAACAAGACTAGCCATAGACTGGGCagcaaaatatttatcaattactTCATCAGATCTTAGCAGAAGAGCGATAGAAGGTATAATGCGCATTGTGACAGGAGATAGAATGACATTTGCATCTTGAAATAAAATGGCCAAGAGCAAGGCATTAATCCATGTTCCTTCTGTATCCTCATATTCTGCC of the Glycine max cultivar Williams 82 chromosome 13, Glycine_max_v4.0, whole genome shotgun sequence genome contains:
- the LOC100796864 gene encoding protein CELLULOSE SYNTHASE INTERACTIVE 3 yields the protein MSKSPSHEQRQSIYSASQPGEFNEATGMDDPESTMAKVANFVEQLHANLSSPVEKETITARLLGIARRRKDARAIIGSHAQAMPLFISILRNGTPLAKVNVASTLSVLCKDEDLRLKVLLGGCIPPLLSLLNYESTDARKAAAEAIYEVSSGGLSDDHVGMKIFVTEGVVPTLWNQLNPKNKEDKIVEGFITGALRNLCGDKDGYWKATLEAGGVDIIVGLLSSDNAVSQSNAASLLARLMLAFSDSIPKVIDSGAVKALLQLVGQENDISVRASAADALEVLSSKSTKAKKVIVNADGIPILIGAIVAPSNECMQGDGGQALQEHATRALANICGGMSALILYLGELSRSPRPDAPVGDIIGALAYTLMVFEEKVDVDEKHFDATQIEDILVTLLKPQDNKLIQERVLEAMASLYGNVCLSKCLIQADSKKVLIGLITMAATDVQEYLILSLTSLCCDKIGVWEAIKKREGIQLLISLLGLSSEQHQEYSVQLLAILTDQVDDSKWAITAAGGIPPLVQLLETGSQKAREEAANVLWSLCCHSEDIRACVESAGAIPAFLWLLKSGGPKGQQASAMALTKLVRVADSAAINQLLALLLGDSPSSKAHIIRVLGHVLTMASQNDLLEKGSVANKGLRSLVQVLNSSNEETQEYAASVLADLFIARQDICDSLATDEIVLPCMKLLTSKTQVVATQSARVLSALSRPTKNKAANKMSYIVEGDVKPLIKLAKTSSVDAAETAVAALANLLFDPFIAAEALAEDVVSALARVLAEGTLEGKQNASRALHQLLKHFPVGDVLKGNTQCRFTVLALVDSLRAMDMDGTDAADALEVIALLARTKQGVNYTYPPWSALAEMPSSLELLVCCLAEGHSLVQEKAIKILSRLCGDQPVVLGDLLSASSKSIGSLANRIMNSSSLEVKIGGSALLICAAKEKKKLSMDSLDASGFLKPLIYSLVEMIKQSCSYSLLEIEVVASKGFMERSSFQEVDEFDIPDPATALGSTIAMWLLSVIASFHIKSKLTIMEAGGLEALSDKLSRHTSNPQAEYEDTEGTWINALLLAILFQDANVILSPVTMRIIPSIALLLRSDEVIDKYFAAQSMASLVCNGNKGIDLAIANSGAVAGLITIIGHVESDMPNLMALSEEFSLVQNPDQVVLDHLFEIEDVKVGSTARKSIPLLVDLLRPIPERPTAPPVAVRLLICIADGSDSNKLILAEAGALEALNKYLSLSPQDSTEAAISELLRILFSNSDLIKHEASTNSLNQLIAVLRLGSRNARYSAARALHELFDADNIRDSELAKQGIQPLVDMLNTTSGNEQEAALMALIKLTSGNSSKVSLLLDVEGNPLKCLYKILSSASSLELKSHAAQLCFALFGNSKIRADPVASECLEPFISLMQSDSETAIESGVCAFERLLEDEQQVELAAAYNVVYLLVSLVSGTNYQLIEAAISTLIKLGKDRTPIKLDMVKAGIIDNCLKLLQLAPSSLCSTIAELFRILTNSSAIARSSDAAKIVEPLFHVLLRRDFNLWGQHSALQALVNILEKPQSLATLKLTPSQVIEPLISFLESPSQAIQQLGTELLSHLLAQEHFQQDITTKNAVVPLVQLAGIGILNLQQTAIKALEKISTSWPKAVADAGGIFELAKVIIQEDPQPPHALWESAALVLSNVLHSNADYYFKVPVVVLVKLLHSTLESTISIALNALIVHDRSDASSAEQMMEAGVIDALLDLLRSHHCEEASGRLLEALFNNVRVREMKVSKYAIAPLSQYLLDPQTRSQSGKLLAALALGDLSQHEGHARSSASVSACRALISLLEDQPTEEMKVVAICALQNFVMNSRTNRRAVAEAGGILVIQELLLSPNTEVAAQAALLIKFLFSTHTLQEYVSNELIRSLTAALERELWSTATINEEVLRTLHVIFMNFPKLHTSEAATLCIPHLVGALKSGGEAAQDSVLDTFCLLRQSWSTMPIDIAKSQAMIAAEAIPILQMLMKTCPPSFHERADTLLHCLPGCLTVTIKRGNNLKQTMGSTNAFCRLTIGNGPPKQTKVVNHNTSPEWKEGFTWAFDVPPKGQKLHIICKSKNTFGKTTLGRVTIQIDKVVSEGVYSGLFSLNHDGNKDGSSRTLEIEIIWSNRISNDDI